From the Scophthalmus maximus strain ysfricsl-2021 chromosome 11, ASM2237912v1, whole genome shotgun sequence genome, one window contains:
- the vaspb gene encoding vasodilator-stimulated phosphoprotein isoform X1 — MKKLLLKSESSICQARATVMIYDDGNKKWLPAGAGAQAFSRVQIYHNPTNNAFRIVGRKMQTDQQVVINCPIVRGLKYNQATPNFHQWRDARQVWGLNFGSKEDAALFANGMAHALEVLTSMSDAGYATLPRPVSNGPTPEELEQQRRLEQQKLEQQERERQERERQERERLDRERQTAAVPIPPPPPLALGGCAPPAPPPPPAPPGPPPPASNIPPPPGPPPGPGPPPAPPLPSAGGGGGGGGGGGGGGLAAALAGAKLRKVSKQEDGGPAASLARGDSNRNSNSSIGGGSGGGGGGGGGGGGGGGGGGGGLMGEMSAILARRRKATDTGEKPPVKPQENDDSEPQGQSDTLRRPWEKSSMARNNSVIKSVDSTPSLSQGSRGKPAGNSNDAGGMDDSDLEKMKQEILEEVRKELQKVKEEIIGAFVQELQKRGT, encoded by the exons atgaagaaaCTGCTCTTGAAAAG TGAGTCGAGTATTTGCCAGGCTCGGGCCACTGTGATGATCTACGACGATGGCAACAAGAAGTGGTTGCCGGCCGGCGCCGGGGCGCAGGCCTTCAGCAGAGTCCAGATCTACCACAACCCCACCAACAACGCCTTCAGGATAGTGGGACGCAAAATGCAGACGGACCAGCAG GTGGTTATAAACTGTCCAATCGTGAGAGGGCTCAAGTACAACCAGGCCACGCCCAATTTCCACCAGTGGCGAGATGCGCGGCAGGTGTGGGGGCTCAACTTCGGCAGCAAGGAGGACGCCGCCCTGTTCGCCAACGGCATGGCTCACGCCCTGGAGGTGCTCACCTCCATGTCGGACGCAG GCTACGCAACCCTCCCCCGCCCCGTGTCCAACGGTCCAACTCCAGAGGAGCTGGAACAACAGCGGAG gctggagcagcagaagctggagcagcaggagcgaGAGCGACAGGAGCGAGAGCGACAGGAGCGAGAGAGACTGGACAGAGAACGACAGACGGCTGCAG tcCCTATTCCTCCACCTCCGCCGTTGGCCCTTGGAGGCTGCGCTCCACcagcccctcctccaccccctgcCCCCCCTGGCCCCCCTCCGCCAGCATCTAATATCCCTCCCCCTCCGGGACCACCTCCCGGACCTGGACCTCCGCCGGCCCCGccgctgccctctgctggaggaggaggtggtggaggaggaggtggaggtggtgggggatTAGCAGCTGCTTTAGCAGGAGCTAAACTACGCAAAGTATCGAAG CAGGAGGACGGCGGCCCTGCAGCTTCACTGGCCCGAGGCGACTCCAACCGCAACAGCAACTCCAGTATTGGAGGGGgaagtggtggaggaggaggaggaggaggaggaggaggaggaggtgggggaggcgggggaggcGGTCTGATGGGTGAGATGAGTGCCATCTTGGCCCGAAG gagGAAAGCTACAGACACTGGGGAGAAGCCACCAGTGAAGCCACAAGAGAAT gaTGATTCAGAGCCTCAAGGTCAAAGCG acacGCTGAGAAGACCCTGGGAAAAATCGTCTATGGCCAG GAATAACTCCGTCATCAAGAGCGTGGACTCCACTCCCTCATTGTCCCAAGGTTCCAG AGGGAAGCCTGCAGGCAACAGCAACGACGCAGGTGGAATGGACGACTCGGATTTAGAGAAAATGAAACAG GAGATTCTCGAGGAGGTGCGGAAAGAACTTCAAAAAGTCAAGGAGGAAATTATTGGAG
- the vaspb gene encoding vasodilator-stimulated phosphoprotein isoform X3, with product MKKLLLKSESSICQARATVMIYDDGNKKWLPAGAGAQAFSRVQIYHNPTNNAFRIVGRKMQTDQQVVINCPIVRGLKYNQATPNFHQWRDARQVWGLNFGSKEDAALFANGMAHALEVLTSMSDAGYATLPRPVSNGPTPEELEQQRRLEQQKLEQQERERQERERQERERLDRERQTAAVPIPPPPPLALGGCAPPAPPPPPAPPGPPPPASNIPPPPGPPPGPGPPPAPPLPSAGGGGGGGGGGGGGGLAAALAGAKLRKVSKQEDGGPAASLARGDSNRNSNSSIGGGSGGGGGGGGGGGGGGGGGGGGLMGEMSAILARRRKATDTGEKPPVKPQENDDSEPQGQSDTLRRPWEKSSMARGKPAGNSNDAGGMDDSDLEKMKQEILEEVRKELQKVKEEIIGAFVQELQKRGT from the exons atgaagaaaCTGCTCTTGAAAAG TGAGTCGAGTATTTGCCAGGCTCGGGCCACTGTGATGATCTACGACGATGGCAACAAGAAGTGGTTGCCGGCCGGCGCCGGGGCGCAGGCCTTCAGCAGAGTCCAGATCTACCACAACCCCACCAACAACGCCTTCAGGATAGTGGGACGCAAAATGCAGACGGACCAGCAG GTGGTTATAAACTGTCCAATCGTGAGAGGGCTCAAGTACAACCAGGCCACGCCCAATTTCCACCAGTGGCGAGATGCGCGGCAGGTGTGGGGGCTCAACTTCGGCAGCAAGGAGGACGCCGCCCTGTTCGCCAACGGCATGGCTCACGCCCTGGAGGTGCTCACCTCCATGTCGGACGCAG GCTACGCAACCCTCCCCCGCCCCGTGTCCAACGGTCCAACTCCAGAGGAGCTGGAACAACAGCGGAG gctggagcagcagaagctggagcagcaggagcgaGAGCGACAGGAGCGAGAGCGACAGGAGCGAGAGAGACTGGACAGAGAACGACAGACGGCTGCAG tcCCTATTCCTCCACCTCCGCCGTTGGCCCTTGGAGGCTGCGCTCCACcagcccctcctccaccccctgcCCCCCCTGGCCCCCCTCCGCCAGCATCTAATATCCCTCCCCCTCCGGGACCACCTCCCGGACCTGGACCTCCGCCGGCCCCGccgctgccctctgctggaggaggaggtggtggaggaggaggtggaggtggtgggggatTAGCAGCTGCTTTAGCAGGAGCTAAACTACGCAAAGTATCGAAG CAGGAGGACGGCGGCCCTGCAGCTTCACTGGCCCGAGGCGACTCCAACCGCAACAGCAACTCCAGTATTGGAGGGGgaagtggtggaggaggaggaggaggaggaggaggaggaggaggtgggggaggcgggggaggcGGTCTGATGGGTGAGATGAGTGCCATCTTGGCCCGAAG gagGAAAGCTACAGACACTGGGGAGAAGCCACCAGTGAAGCCACAAGAGAAT gaTGATTCAGAGCCTCAAGGTCAAAGCG acacGCTGAGAAGACCCTGGGAAAAATCGTCTATGGCCAG AGGGAAGCCTGCAGGCAACAGCAACGACGCAGGTGGAATGGACGACTCGGATTTAGAGAAAATGAAACAG GAGATTCTCGAGGAGGTGCGGAAAGAACTTCAAAAAGTCAAGGAGGAAATTATTGGAG
- the vaspb gene encoding vasodilator-stimulated phosphoprotein isoform X2: protein MSESSICQARATVMIYDDGNKKWLPAGAGAQAFSRVQIYHNPTNNAFRIVGRKMQTDQQVVINCPIVRGLKYNQATPNFHQWRDARQVWGLNFGSKEDAALFANGMAHALEVLTSMSDAGYATLPRPVSNGPTPEELEQQRRLEQQKLEQQERERQERERQERERLDRERQTAAVPIPPPPPLALGGCAPPAPPPPPAPPGPPPPASNIPPPPGPPPGPGPPPAPPLPSAGGGGGGGGGGGGGGLAAALAGAKLRKVSKQEDGGPAASLARGDSNRNSNSSIGGGSGGGGGGGGGGGGGGGGGGGGLMGEMSAILARRRKATDTGEKPPVKPQENDDSEPQGQSDTLRRPWEKSSMARNNSVIKSVDSTPSLSQGSRGKPAGNSNDAGGMDDSDLEKMKQEILEEVRKELQKVKEEIIGAFVQELQKRGT, encoded by the exons TGAGTCGAGTATTTGCCAGGCTCGGGCCACTGTGATGATCTACGACGATGGCAACAAGAAGTGGTTGCCGGCCGGCGCCGGGGCGCAGGCCTTCAGCAGAGTCCAGATCTACCACAACCCCACCAACAACGCCTTCAGGATAGTGGGACGCAAAATGCAGACGGACCAGCAG GTGGTTATAAACTGTCCAATCGTGAGAGGGCTCAAGTACAACCAGGCCACGCCCAATTTCCACCAGTGGCGAGATGCGCGGCAGGTGTGGGGGCTCAACTTCGGCAGCAAGGAGGACGCCGCCCTGTTCGCCAACGGCATGGCTCACGCCCTGGAGGTGCTCACCTCCATGTCGGACGCAG GCTACGCAACCCTCCCCCGCCCCGTGTCCAACGGTCCAACTCCAGAGGAGCTGGAACAACAGCGGAG gctggagcagcagaagctggagcagcaggagcgaGAGCGACAGGAGCGAGAGCGACAGGAGCGAGAGAGACTGGACAGAGAACGACAGACGGCTGCAG tcCCTATTCCTCCACCTCCGCCGTTGGCCCTTGGAGGCTGCGCTCCACcagcccctcctccaccccctgcCCCCCCTGGCCCCCCTCCGCCAGCATCTAATATCCCTCCCCCTCCGGGACCACCTCCCGGACCTGGACCTCCGCCGGCCCCGccgctgccctctgctggaggaggaggtggtggaggaggaggtggaggtggtgggggatTAGCAGCTGCTTTAGCAGGAGCTAAACTACGCAAAGTATCGAAG CAGGAGGACGGCGGCCCTGCAGCTTCACTGGCCCGAGGCGACTCCAACCGCAACAGCAACTCCAGTATTGGAGGGGgaagtggtggaggaggaggaggaggaggaggaggaggaggaggtgggggaggcgggggaggcGGTCTGATGGGTGAGATGAGTGCCATCTTGGCCCGAAG gagGAAAGCTACAGACACTGGGGAGAAGCCACCAGTGAAGCCACAAGAGAAT gaTGATTCAGAGCCTCAAGGTCAAAGCG acacGCTGAGAAGACCCTGGGAAAAATCGTCTATGGCCAG GAATAACTCCGTCATCAAGAGCGTGGACTCCACTCCCTCATTGTCCCAAGGTTCCAG AGGGAAGCCTGCAGGCAACAGCAACGACGCAGGTGGAATGGACGACTCGGATTTAGAGAAAATGAAACAG GAGATTCTCGAGGAGGTGCGGAAAGAACTTCAAAAAGTCAAGGAGGAAATTATTGGAG